From a region of the Bombus terrestris chromosome 8, iyBomTerr1.2, whole genome shotgun sequence genome:
- the LOC100650887 gene encoding protein tincar isoform X2 — MSMTGSLMGYENNNEVNQAKCKKPLKPLPIVSSVNSSGITTTNKAKKPRRSTRRNSCIRGHVNSLWSVWYGVLAVAFQAYIGLRYAKRFAAYLSLPWPADAPPPKVELYACLVLAGAGVVLLPVLLGAAFLKLGNLANDGVKLGRHLSACSRDPPSSLLTNNPDHSLANNLWRHGGPTAAFVHLCTAMCFLLPSLLMEARLIHAGFLPKETIWRTDLDWLVTHRDRLVVSSFMNPNVNLSILTGFITPQPFVTLAPDEETDNIANDIVTTKLELTDVINKSAAMEFRPRDSTNEHLGQFRTPTSTNLPVPDARVSSVSTTSPTNKITMSMTQKIINDTTKTPSTVNGASKLNSTRLTSAASPITTTATTGTNVAETTTATITTTTTTTTTRIVKAPASSDEVATVTAATTTATAVPTAATAVTTTLPSTLSSTSSSMKYGNTVRRPTAAKSIIRSNNSRSKLKTKNAGKLSTTVRPGKSVGNMTAQSMSLTMNSLADLDHPEKLNLEFQAAESYGPITLEYLNYAIALGVYSVRYPAVFWSCNKPLATIFSFQLIVNSAQSLLAYIGMSVLYKVQVMGPLKVLPVLRQQYRTISTTSSISTIFGDSYFLLNPHVTLVLFALSSLLVLCSSMVMYFYAYGRFTAFLSQERERRIILSKENRSGNGWIYFIHCTALCVFLAIAICSAPLLYDYSVVYRGSLDGAILACVVATVLHLFLWLLLWIFLTIKQRWTFKLRVTIGRATVRSARSVKLVTDVDLLSARDDEDGTNAPLLVVGNGRTYTIADASPKKAIMSVIQKAAIERKARSQGNVDSVNGDSAADDEQIYWLRPKLRPSPTRSPNDGNVAPTTEKGWLNKKLKPKVTFNDLPSTSGSRNKGKVRRGTGDGGPEDDGDYATLRELPLITSLDPADDSTSEENKLLECVNDDQVTYYASANRDLQPSEGDPSPLLTPDPLPDPTSEPLPLPPPTPTPTPTCAPTTEVVTALLTTNTQVNGGQTPRCLRRGDSGMPHEELTPRSDSSNSPPLDAVVGGSSGAGSVTGHSNASSHSETSSSGVHSNASNASNSSCQRRATSVDDVSGNCDQRDGEESRDQWRSCSLQRGIQPPSATATFSPPNSRPGTSQSFSSPQYANHVPLFANINANSTANANINASANTGANTNVNANDVNVVGQGCPAVILENPNEATVVIRRKLSRTKLTEPLNPNEEPFGRSTNMRMTSFTESNDIRVHATSATLPHYPTQPAVTYPHCSTMPLPHASHSMAGSHMGGSSGSCGSVPRHAFVPPQVHSSVPAHTTLPSHHNGVRLLHGIAPTPNNPFVKRFPPVQLHTQPWALPGHHTFPQASQVNGKLTTTAQIRQSDRDSANFSMASSGDSDTCLPH, encoded by the exons CAGCGGTATCACGACTACCAACAAAGCGAAAAAGCCACGAAGGTCTACTAGACGAAACTCTTGTATACGAGGTCACGTGAATAGTTTGTGGTCCGTCTGGTACGGTGTTTTGGCGGTCGCTTTTCAAGCTTACATCGGCTTGAGATACGCAAAAAGGTTTGCCG CATATTTATCGTTACCTTGGCCGGCGGACGCTCCACCGCCGAAGGTGGAGTTATACGCGTGTCTGGTGCTAGCCGGAGCCGGGGTTGTCCTACTGCCGGTTCTACTCGGCGCGGCCTTCCTAAAGCTAGGCAACCTGGCGAACGATGGAGTGAAGCTCGGTCGTCATTTGAGCGCCTGTTCACGCGACCCGCCTTCGTCCTTGCTTACCAACAATCCTGACCACA GTTTGGCGAATAATTTATGGCGACACGGAGGTCCCACGGCTGCTTTCGTACACCTTTGCACAGCCATGTGTTTCCTGCTGCCCTCGCTGCTCATGGAGGCTAGATTGATACACGCTGGATTTCTGCCAAAAG AAACAATATGGCGTACGGACCTCGATTGGCTAGTGACTCACCGGGATCGTCTGGTTGTATCCAGTTTCATGAATCCAAACGTGAATCTCAGCATCCTAACGGGCTTCATAACTCCTCAGCCTTTCGTCACCTTAGCACCAGACGAAGAAACCGATAATATAGCCAACGACATTGTCACGACGAAATTGGAATTGACCGACGTTATTAATAAATCAGCAGCAATGGAATTTCGACCACGCGACAGCACGAACGAACATCTTGGTCAGTTTCGTACACCAACGAGTACCAATCTACCCGTACCCGATGCAAGAGTTTCAAGCGTTAGCACTACTTCACCTACCAACAAGATTACGATGTCCATGACGCAAAAAATTATTAACGACACGACAAAAACACCGTCCACGGTCAATGGTGCGTCGAAACTAAATTCCACGAGACTAACGTCAGCAGCTTCTCCGATTACGACAACAGCAACGACCGGTACAAATGTGGCAGAAACAACTACGGCAACGAtaacaacgacaacgacgacgacaacaacGAGAATCGTTAAAGCGCCTGCAAGCTCAGACGAAGTGGCAACGGTTACAGCTGCGACTACGACCGCAACCGCAGTTCCAACCGCTGCTACAGCTGTAACAACAACGTTACCGTCGACGTTATCTTCAACGTCTAGTTCGATGAAGTACGGCAATACCGTTAGAAGACCTACCGCTGCGAAGTCGATTATTAGAAGCAATAATTCGAGAAGTAAATTGAAAACGAAGAACGCGGGCAAATTATCGACGACTGTCAGGCCCGGTAAGAGCGTTGGGAATATGACAGCGCAGAGTATGTCGTTGACGATGAATAGTTTGGCTGATTTGGATCATCCGGAGAAGCTGAATCTTGAGTTTCAAGCGG CTGAATCATACGGACCTATTACTCTCGAGTACTTGAATTATGCCATCGCTCTCGGAGTGTATTCTGTGAGATACCCAGCAGTGTTCTGGTCGTGCAATAAACCGTTGGCCACGATTTTTAGTTTCCAGTTGATCGTCAATTCCGCCCAGAGTTTATTAGCCTATATTGGAATGTCTGTACTTTACAAG GTTCAAGTGATGGGACCCTTAAAGGTGCTACCAGTTCTTCGACAACAGTATCGCACGATATCGACTACTAGCAGCATATCGACAATCTTCGGGGACTCTTACTTCTTGTTAAATCCACACGTTACCCTCGTCTTGTTTGCTCTTTCCTCCCTTCTGGTGCTCTGTTCTAGCATGGTGATGTATTTCTACGCCTACGGCAG GTTTACGGCGTTTTTGAGCCAAGAACGAGAGCGTCGAATAATCTTGTCAAAGGAGAATAGAAGTGGCAATGGTTGGATATATTTCATTCACTGCACCGCTCTGTGCGTATTCCTGGCGATCGCGATCTGCAGCGCACCGTTGCTCTACGACTACAGCGTCGTATATCGTGGCAGTCTGGATGGTGCGATATTAGCTTGTGTCGTCGCTACTGTTTTGCATTTGTTCCTCTGGTTACTCTTATGGATCTTTCTCACGATAAAACAACGCTGGACATTCAAATTGCGAGTGACGATCGGTCGAGCTACCGTTAGGTCAGCCAGATCGGTGAAACTCGTAACTGACGTGGATCTATTGTCAGCTAGAGACGACGAGGACGGAACTAACGCGCCGTTACTGGTCGTTGGGAATGGTAGAACTTATACGATTGCCGACGCGTCGCCGAAGAAAGCTATCATGAGCGTGATACAAAAGGCGGCTATTGAAAGGAAAGCACGCAGTCAAG GAAACGTCGATTCCGTAAACGGCGACTCAGCAGCCGACGACGAACAGATTTATTGGCTAAGACCAAAGTTACGTCCATCGCCGACTAGATCGCCGAACGACGGAAACGTAGCACCAACGACGGAAAAGGGCTGGCTGAATAAGAAATTGAAACCCAAGGTCACCTTTAACGACCTGCCTAGTACGTCAGGCTCGCG CAATAAAGGAAAAGTCAGACGAGGCACCGGTGACGGGGGCCCTGAAGATGATGGAGATTATGCCACGTTACGAGAATTACCGCTGATCACGTCTCTGGACCCAGCAGATGATTCAACGTCCGAAGAGAACAAG CTGCTCGAGTGCGTGAACGACGACCAAGTGACATACTACGCGAGCGCAAATCGCGATCTACAACCTTCGGAAGGCGACCCCTCGCCCCTATTGACTCCAGACCCTTTGCCCGATCCCACTTCGGAACCACTTCCACTGCCACCTCCGACTCCGACTCCGACTCCAACTTGTGCACCGACTACCGAAGTTGTCACGGCGTTACTAACCACTAACACCCAG GTAAACGGTGGTCAAACGCCGCGATGTCTGCGTCGAGGAGATTCTGGAATGCCACACGAAGAATTAACGCCTCGCTCGGATTCTTCAAATTCTCCGCCATTGGACGCCGTGGTGGGTGGTAGCAGCGGAGCTGGTTCGGTGACGGGTCACAGCAACGCGAGCAGCCACAGCGAAACGTCCTCGAGTGGCGTGCACAGTAACGCGAGCAACGCGAGTAACAGTAGTTGTCAAAGACGAGCGACGAGCGTGGACGACGTGAGCGGCAACTGCGATCAACGAGACGGCGAAGAATCACGCGATCAATGGCGCAGCTGTTCCCTCCAGCGAGGGATTCAACCTCCATCCGCAACGGCCACCTTCTCACCGCCGAACAGTCGTCCAGGCACTAGTCAATCCTTCTCATCGCCGCAATACGCGAATCACGTGCCGCTGTTCGCGAATATCAACGCAAATTCAACGGCAAACGCGAATATAAACGCGAGTGCGAACACGGGCGCCAACACGAACGTTAACGCGAACGATGTCAACGTCGTTGGACAAGGATGTCCAGCTGTGATTCTCGAGAATCCGAACGAGGCGACCGTGGTGATCCGGCGGAAACTCTCGAGGACAAAGCTGACGGAACCGCTGAACCCTAACGAGGAACCTTTCGGTCGTTCCACGAACATGAGGATGACATCGTTCACGGAAAGCAACGATATTCGCGTGCACGCAACGTCAGCCACTCTGCCGCATTATCCGACCCAGCCGGCGGTTACTTATCCGCATTGCTCCACCATGCCTCTGCCACACGCCTCTCATAGTATGGCTGGATCTCATATGGGTGGATCTAGCGGAAGCTGCGGATCGGTGCCGAGGCACGCTTTCGTCCCTCCGCAAGTACACTCGTCGGTACCAGCCCATACCACTCTACCGTCCCATCACAACGGCGTCAGACTTCTTCACGGCATCGCGCCTACACCGAACAACCCTTTCGTCAAGAGGTTCCCTCCTGTGCAACTACACACGCAACCCTGGGCGCTGCCAGGCCACCACACTTTCCCCCAAGCTTCGCAGGTTAATGGAAAATTGACCACTACCGCGCAGATCAGGCAGAGCGATCGCGACTCGGCTAATTTCTCGATGGCCAGCAGCGGAGACTCGGATACGTGTTTGCCTCATTAG
- the LOC100650887 gene encoding protein tincar isoform X4, protein MSMTGSLMGYENNNEVNQAKCKKPLKPLPIVSSVNSSGITTTNKAKKPRRSTRRNSCIRGHVNSLWSVWYGVLAVAFQAYIGLRYAKRFAAYLSLPWPADAPPPKVELYACLVLAGAGVVLLPVLLGAAFLKLGNLANDGVKLGRHLSACSRDPPSSLLTNNPDHSLANNLWRHGGPTAAFVHLCTAMCFLLPSLLMEARLIHAGFLPKETIWRTDLDWLVTHRDRLVVSSFMNPNVNLSILTGFITPQPFVTLAPDEETDNIANDIVTTKLELTDVINKSAAMEFRPRDSTNEHLGQFRTPTSTNLPVPDARVSSVSTTSPTNKITMSMTQKIINDTTKTPSTVNGASKLNSTRLTSAASPITTTATTGTNVAETTTATITTTTTTTTTRIVKAPASSDEVATVTAATTTATAVPTAATAVTTTLPSTLSSTSSSMKYGNTVRRPTAAKSIIRSNNSRSKLKTKNAGKLSTTVRPGKSVGNMTAQSMSLTMNSLADLDHPEKLNLEFQAAESYGPITLEYLNYAIALGVYSVRYPAVFWSCNKPLATIFSFQLIVNSAQSLLAYIGMSVLYKVQVMGPLKVLPVLRQQYRTISTTSSISTIFGDSYFLLNPHVTLVLFALSSLLVLCSSMVMYFYAYGRFTAFLSQERERRIILSKENRSGNGWIYFIHCTALCVFLAIAICSAPLLYDYSVVYRGSLDGAILACVVATVLHLFLWLLLWIFLTIKQRWTFKLRVTIGRATVRSARSVKLVTDVDLLSARDDEDGTNAPLLVVGNGRTYTIADASPKKAIMSVIQKAAIERKARSQGNVDSVNGDSAADDEQIYWLRPKLRPSPTRSPNDGNVAPTTEKGWLNKKLKPKVTFNDLPSTSGSRNKGKVRRGTGDGGPEDDGDYATLRELPLITSLDPADDSTSEENKVNGGQTPRCLRRGDSGMPHEELTPRSDSSNSPPLDAVVGGSSGAGSVTGHSNASSHSETSSSGVHSNASNASNSSCQRRATSVDDVSGNCDQRDGEESRDQWRSCSLQRGIQPPSATATFSPPNSRPGTSQSFSSPQYANHVPLFANINANSTANANINASANTGANTNVNANDVNVVGQGCPAVILENPNEATVVIRRKLSRTKLTEPLNPNEEPFGRSTNMRMTSFTESNDIRVHATSATLPHYPTQPAVTYPHCSTMPLPHASHSMAGSHMGGSSGSCGSVPRHAFVPPQVHSSVPAHTTLPSHHNGVRLLHGIAPTPNNPFVKRFPPVQLHTQPWALPGHHTFPQASQVNGKLTTTAQIRQSDRDSANFSMASSGDSDTCLPH, encoded by the exons CAGCGGTATCACGACTACCAACAAAGCGAAAAAGCCACGAAGGTCTACTAGACGAAACTCTTGTATACGAGGTCACGTGAATAGTTTGTGGTCCGTCTGGTACGGTGTTTTGGCGGTCGCTTTTCAAGCTTACATCGGCTTGAGATACGCAAAAAGGTTTGCCG CATATTTATCGTTACCTTGGCCGGCGGACGCTCCACCGCCGAAGGTGGAGTTATACGCGTGTCTGGTGCTAGCCGGAGCCGGGGTTGTCCTACTGCCGGTTCTACTCGGCGCGGCCTTCCTAAAGCTAGGCAACCTGGCGAACGATGGAGTGAAGCTCGGTCGTCATTTGAGCGCCTGTTCACGCGACCCGCCTTCGTCCTTGCTTACCAACAATCCTGACCACA GTTTGGCGAATAATTTATGGCGACACGGAGGTCCCACGGCTGCTTTCGTACACCTTTGCACAGCCATGTGTTTCCTGCTGCCCTCGCTGCTCATGGAGGCTAGATTGATACACGCTGGATTTCTGCCAAAAG AAACAATATGGCGTACGGACCTCGATTGGCTAGTGACTCACCGGGATCGTCTGGTTGTATCCAGTTTCATGAATCCAAACGTGAATCTCAGCATCCTAACGGGCTTCATAACTCCTCAGCCTTTCGTCACCTTAGCACCAGACGAAGAAACCGATAATATAGCCAACGACATTGTCACGACGAAATTGGAATTGACCGACGTTATTAATAAATCAGCAGCAATGGAATTTCGACCACGCGACAGCACGAACGAACATCTTGGTCAGTTTCGTACACCAACGAGTACCAATCTACCCGTACCCGATGCAAGAGTTTCAAGCGTTAGCACTACTTCACCTACCAACAAGATTACGATGTCCATGACGCAAAAAATTATTAACGACACGACAAAAACACCGTCCACGGTCAATGGTGCGTCGAAACTAAATTCCACGAGACTAACGTCAGCAGCTTCTCCGATTACGACAACAGCAACGACCGGTACAAATGTGGCAGAAACAACTACGGCAACGAtaacaacgacaacgacgacgacaacaacGAGAATCGTTAAAGCGCCTGCAAGCTCAGACGAAGTGGCAACGGTTACAGCTGCGACTACGACCGCAACCGCAGTTCCAACCGCTGCTACAGCTGTAACAACAACGTTACCGTCGACGTTATCTTCAACGTCTAGTTCGATGAAGTACGGCAATACCGTTAGAAGACCTACCGCTGCGAAGTCGATTATTAGAAGCAATAATTCGAGAAGTAAATTGAAAACGAAGAACGCGGGCAAATTATCGACGACTGTCAGGCCCGGTAAGAGCGTTGGGAATATGACAGCGCAGAGTATGTCGTTGACGATGAATAGTTTGGCTGATTTGGATCATCCGGAGAAGCTGAATCTTGAGTTTCAAGCGG CTGAATCATACGGACCTATTACTCTCGAGTACTTGAATTATGCCATCGCTCTCGGAGTGTATTCTGTGAGATACCCAGCAGTGTTCTGGTCGTGCAATAAACCGTTGGCCACGATTTTTAGTTTCCAGTTGATCGTCAATTCCGCCCAGAGTTTATTAGCCTATATTGGAATGTCTGTACTTTACAAG GTTCAAGTGATGGGACCCTTAAAGGTGCTACCAGTTCTTCGACAACAGTATCGCACGATATCGACTACTAGCAGCATATCGACAATCTTCGGGGACTCTTACTTCTTGTTAAATCCACACGTTACCCTCGTCTTGTTTGCTCTTTCCTCCCTTCTGGTGCTCTGTTCTAGCATGGTGATGTATTTCTACGCCTACGGCAG GTTTACGGCGTTTTTGAGCCAAGAACGAGAGCGTCGAATAATCTTGTCAAAGGAGAATAGAAGTGGCAATGGTTGGATATATTTCATTCACTGCACCGCTCTGTGCGTATTCCTGGCGATCGCGATCTGCAGCGCACCGTTGCTCTACGACTACAGCGTCGTATATCGTGGCAGTCTGGATGGTGCGATATTAGCTTGTGTCGTCGCTACTGTTTTGCATTTGTTCCTCTGGTTACTCTTATGGATCTTTCTCACGATAAAACAACGCTGGACATTCAAATTGCGAGTGACGATCGGTCGAGCTACCGTTAGGTCAGCCAGATCGGTGAAACTCGTAACTGACGTGGATCTATTGTCAGCTAGAGACGACGAGGACGGAACTAACGCGCCGTTACTGGTCGTTGGGAATGGTAGAACTTATACGATTGCCGACGCGTCGCCGAAGAAAGCTATCATGAGCGTGATACAAAAGGCGGCTATTGAAAGGAAAGCACGCAGTCAAG GAAACGTCGATTCCGTAAACGGCGACTCAGCAGCCGACGACGAACAGATTTATTGGCTAAGACCAAAGTTACGTCCATCGCCGACTAGATCGCCGAACGACGGAAACGTAGCACCAACGACGGAAAAGGGCTGGCTGAATAAGAAATTGAAACCCAAGGTCACCTTTAACGACCTGCCTAGTACGTCAGGCTCGCG CAATAAAGGAAAAGTCAGACGAGGCACCGGTGACGGGGGCCCTGAAGATGATGGAGATTATGCCACGTTACGAGAATTACCGCTGATCACGTCTCTGGACCCAGCAGATGATTCAACGTCCGAAGAGAACAAG GTAAACGGTGGTCAAACGCCGCGATGTCTGCGTCGAGGAGATTCTGGAATGCCACACGAAGAATTAACGCCTCGCTCGGATTCTTCAAATTCTCCGCCATTGGACGCCGTGGTGGGTGGTAGCAGCGGAGCTGGTTCGGTGACGGGTCACAGCAACGCGAGCAGCCACAGCGAAACGTCCTCGAGTGGCGTGCACAGTAACGCGAGCAACGCGAGTAACAGTAGTTGTCAAAGACGAGCGACGAGCGTGGACGACGTGAGCGGCAACTGCGATCAACGAGACGGCGAAGAATCACGCGATCAATGGCGCAGCTGTTCCCTCCAGCGAGGGATTCAACCTCCATCCGCAACGGCCACCTTCTCACCGCCGAACAGTCGTCCAGGCACTAGTCAATCCTTCTCATCGCCGCAATACGCGAATCACGTGCCGCTGTTCGCGAATATCAACGCAAATTCAACGGCAAACGCGAATATAAACGCGAGTGCGAACACGGGCGCCAACACGAACGTTAACGCGAACGATGTCAACGTCGTTGGACAAGGATGTCCAGCTGTGATTCTCGAGAATCCGAACGAGGCGACCGTGGTGATCCGGCGGAAACTCTCGAGGACAAAGCTGACGGAACCGCTGAACCCTAACGAGGAACCTTTCGGTCGTTCCACGAACATGAGGATGACATCGTTCACGGAAAGCAACGATATTCGCGTGCACGCAACGTCAGCCACTCTGCCGCATTATCCGACCCAGCCGGCGGTTACTTATCCGCATTGCTCCACCATGCCTCTGCCACACGCCTCTCATAGTATGGCTGGATCTCATATGGGTGGATCTAGCGGAAGCTGCGGATCGGTGCCGAGGCACGCTTTCGTCCCTCCGCAAGTACACTCGTCGGTACCAGCCCATACCACTCTACCGTCCCATCACAACGGCGTCAGACTTCTTCACGGCATCGCGCCTACACCGAACAACCCTTTCGTCAAGAGGTTCCCTCCTGTGCAACTACACACGCAACCCTGGGCGCTGCCAGGCCACCACACTTTCCCCCAAGCTTCGCAGGTTAATGGAAAATTGACCACTACCGCGCAGATCAGGCAGAGCGATCGCGACTCGGCTAATTTCTCGATGGCCAGCAGCGGAGACTCGGATACGTGTTTGCCTCATTAG